The proteins below come from a single Acidobacteriota bacterium genomic window:
- a CDS encoding response regulator produces MALLGNIKSGTLPNLLRALSLRRATATLVCEQSPQMRATVHMIDGKLRRVTLGDLYGEPALSQLFRWKEGYYYLIKGRIEENVGPISAPTGANDPRKHILVVDDDAQATALIERYLEREGYRVSIAFEGKHALELIANVKPDLVLLDVMMPGMNGLEVARRLREKPETENLPIIIISAVVREMPESYRQWDWPFVSKPFKAQTLLQTVKDELLRQPLPPPEFAVSRVDFDPSISPEILDLLIAELPLPPPDTVFVKSEALEIRLALGSFSEETVRLFDLFDGTHTLGEIVNEYSLVASKINFLAVHMATFGLLEKLDGPVCPQPSGKTTTLLLSQLDAIDQENKPPITGSLVSSDAEHPEPEEVPTLLLTPAEIGPLSARLKDRYGPSTMCAKLAVFGLVGRVQTLFTNTLRLLAQKFQSELTEPIKYHLPPLPGTEVARLPLATDCGLFVYQLSVDSEYPKLVRQVGNDMWGILLLTDVQNRFEVNYTKYLIQAVVEPYQLPYLVALFDPRKKGINIAPIAKEMEISTDYIATLDVSSPNSFLDVLRKLIQQPFPQPEKKNEESLPPASAGGFDEE; encoded by the coding sequence ATGGCACTCCTTGGCAATATCAAATCCGGTACCCTTCCCAATTTGCTGCGGGCATTGAGCCTTCGACGCGCCACGGCCACGCTGGTCTGTGAGCAGAGTCCGCAGATGCGTGCCACGGTGCATATGATTGACGGGAAGCTGCGTCGGGTCACACTGGGTGATTTGTACGGAGAGCCAGCGCTTTCGCAATTGTTTCGGTGGAAGGAAGGCTACTATTATCTGATCAAGGGCCGGATTGAAGAAAATGTCGGCCCTATCAGTGCCCCGACTGGTGCCAATGATCCCCGCAAACACATCCTGGTGGTGGATGATGATGCGCAGGCAACGGCGTTGATCGAACGCTACCTGGAACGCGAAGGCTATCGGGTCAGCATTGCTTTTGAGGGGAAACACGCCCTGGAACTTATCGCGAATGTCAAACCGGATCTGGTCCTGCTTGACGTGATGATGCCCGGTATGAATGGCCTGGAAGTTGCCCGCCGTTTGCGGGAAAAACCCGAGACTGAAAATCTGCCGATCATCATCATCAGTGCTGTGGTGCGAGAGATGCCTGAATCCTATCGGCAATGGGACTGGCCATTTGTTTCAAAGCCCTTTAAAGCCCAGACCTTGCTCCAAACGGTCAAGGACGAATTGCTCCGGCAACCGCTTCCTCCGCCTGAGTTTGCGGTTTCACGGGTTGACTTTGACCCCAGCATTTCGCCTGAAATTCTGGATTTGCTAATCGCTGAACTCCCGCTTCCCCCGCCTGATACAGTGTTTGTCAAATCGGAAGCCCTGGAAATCCGGCTGGCGCTCGGGTCATTTTCCGAAGAAACCGTGCGGCTGTTTGATCTGTTCGACGGTACACACACGCTCGGAGAAATTGTCAATGAATATTCACTGGTGGCCTCTAAAATCAATTTTCTGGCGGTGCATATGGCTACCTTTGGATTGCTTGAAAAGCTAGACGGTCCGGTTTGCCCGCAACCAAGTGGAAAAACCACCACGCTCCTGCTCTCCCAACTGGATGCGATTGACCAGGAAAATAAACCACCCATCACGGGATCGCTGGTTTCAAGCGATGCGGAGCACCCCGAACCAGAAGAAGTTCCAACCCTTCTGCTGACTCCAGCCGAAATTGGGCCGCTTTCAGCCCGGCTCAAAGACCGGTATGGTCCATCAACGATGTGTGCCAAACTGGCCGTTTTCGGATTGGTCGGTCGGGTTCAAACCCTGTTTACCAACACGCTCCGGTTGCTGGCCCAGAAATTCCAGAGCGAATTGACCGAACCGATCAAATATCACCTGCCTCCATTACCTGGAACTGAAGTGGCCCGGCTTCCGCTCGCAACGGATTGTGGTTTGTTTGTTTATCAACTTTCGGTTGACAGTGAATACCCCAAACTGGTGCGTCAGGTTGGAAACGATATGTGGGGAATCCTGCTCCTGACCGATGTCCAGAACCGCTTTGAAGTGAATTATACCAAGTATTTGATTCAGGCTGTGGTCGAACCCTACCAATTGCCATATCTGGTCGCGCTTTTTGATCCCCGGAAAAAAGGCATCAACATCGCCCCGATTGCAAAGGAAATGGAAATTTCAACCGACTATATTGCCACGCTGGATGTATCGTCGCCCAATTCATTCCTGGACGTGCTCCGTAAACTGATCCAACAGCCATTTCCACAACCAGAAAAAAAGAATGAAGAGTCTCTACCACCTGCGTCAGCGGGCGGGTTTGATGAAGAATGA
- a CDS encoding insulinase family protein produces MSSPQPASHDGFSALTRNVRRTHLPNGLTILTKEVHTHPIVAAMIWYRVGSRNEELGHTGKSHFLEHMMFKGTERLGKGEIDLLTQIRGGRNNAFTWLDFTAYYFTFASDRWEMALEIEADRIRNTSFAPEEFESEKQVIIEELQMGLDSPFELLENEVWATAFRQHPYHSPTVGWLQDVQGVTVEDMKRYYDQWYQPRNATVVLVGDFETEQAITRVTELFGHLPAGPEPPAMKIVEPPQRGEKRVIVKKITPVERLMIAYHAPEIAHPDSYALHVASMLFSHGRTSRLYQRLQEKDQSVTMAYASYNEHIDPSLFYIQAEIKSGHTLAAVEQAIYEEIDRLATEPIPEAELKKAKRQIEAMYVLGNEDVLNQATLLGEYETTANRPELPEEERGYRYLDAYLHRTREVTTAEVQRVMRTYLHPDHRTVGYLVNDPKES; encoded by the coding sequence ATGTCCAGCCCGCAACCTGCCTCGCATGATGGTTTTTCGGCACTGACCCGCAATGTCCGCCGCACGCACCTTCCAAATGGATTAACTATTCTCACCAAAGAAGTCCATACCCATCCAATCGTGGCCGCCATGATCTGGTATCGTGTCGGATCACGCAATGAAGAGTTGGGCCACACGGGCAAGTCCCACTTCCTGGAACATATGATGTTTAAAGGGACTGAGCGGCTTGGGAAAGGCGAGATTGACCTGCTGACTCAGATTCGCGGCGGACGCAACAATGCGTTCACCTGGCTTGATTTCACCGCCTATTACTTCACCTTTGCGTCTGACCGATGGGAAATGGCACTGGAAATCGAAGCTGACCGCATCCGCAACACGTCGTTTGCCCCGGAAGAATTCGAATCAGAAAAACAGGTCATCATTGAAGAATTACAAATGGGACTCGATAGCCCGTTTGAATTGCTCGAAAACGAGGTCTGGGCCACTGCGTTTCGACAGCATCCGTATCATTCGCCAACGGTTGGCTGGCTGCAGGATGTGCAAGGCGTCACGGTTGAGGATATGAAGCGCTATTACGACCAGTGGTATCAGCCGCGCAATGCCACCGTGGTGCTTGTCGGTGACTTTGAAACCGAACAGGCGATTACCCGGGTCACCGAACTCTTTGGACACCTCCCCGCTGGTCCCGAGCCACCGGCGATGAAAATCGTTGAACCACCCCAACGCGGTGAAAAACGGGTAATCGTCAAAAAAATCACCCCGGTGGAACGGCTGATGATTGCCTATCACGCTCCGGAAATTGCGCACCCCGACTCATATGCCCTGCACGTAGCCTCGATGTTGTTTTCCCACGGACGAACATCGCGGCTCTATCAACGCCTTCAGGAAAAAGATCAGTCCGTGACCATGGCCTATGCCAGCTACAACGAACACATTGACCCCTCACTGTTCTACATTCAGGCCGAAATCAAATCTGGACACACCCTGGCTGCGGTGGAGCAGGCAATCTATGAAGAGATTGATCGGCTGGCAACCGAGCCGATTCCCGAAGCCGAATTAAAGAAAGCCAAGCGCCAGATTGAAGCCATGTATGTACTTGGCAATGAAGATGTTCTCAATCAGGCAACTTTGCTTGGCGAATATGAAACCACGGCCAATCGCCCGGAACTCCCTGAAGAAGAACGCGGGTACCGGTATCTGGATGCCTATCTGCACCGTACTCGCGAAGTCACAACGGCGGAAGTTCAACGGGTGATGCGCACCTATCTCCACCCCGATCACCGCACGGTTGGGTATCTGGTTAACGACCCGAAGGAAAGCTAA
- a CDS encoding efflux RND transporter periplasmic adaptor subunit has protein sequence MYLSFYSLREWPFALSSDTRFFYESSAQAEVRRQLREGIFARQGLLTLTGPAGSGKTFLLQVLREELKSQILFGHIPDPRSIGSNLLEFLADQFGLTPDPEARISLPTRFHSLLQERHHQGQVTTLVVDRADEMDQSLLSSLCLLAHHEESGVRLLQIVLSGRSDLERRLKRLPGYSPAAHRVRVSLPSLTADEAAQFIQIRLRRAGAKRSPFTPAAIQTLFAMSDGNPGSLCRLCDGALLAGYEAGLTEISDLDINQTALDYGLAEGPFELERKPITTPATAPPRPVTQLIEKLAEPLPTADSASLEPPSTSALEKRTAAPLTDNRSTATGLEPVSGQSTQLEKISTASLVVTERPAGRESRWMAALLLLLVTVTSSVYFLRQYFNGPPAPTSPAARATSLSNTLFQGKLHPSQEWKAVAPQASVVRNLSVKIGDQVKVGQVLLILDEAEARRTVELARIERDLARQERDQLALEVKTGLPSKTDVATATGEVAVAQRRAESVPVPQRQDSVERARIVFEQARIRLQRYERLYREGLVSRDKYDEYAAAYSLAETDLQAAEEAAAAQKRLVSAQQKQTDKTSKVAAQEDAADQRRRVGALETAIQRLERTEAELKLAEQRLTDCTVRATADGHVIAIPVGIGDQVASGNTLMTFARLDTLVVRVPVAAPFIDALHVGDPAQVILPTLPPETVPGKVVTLNPVPDPDGTHRVEIEIVRPQQALLVGQPAEVRFLQP, from the coding sequence ATGTATCTTTCTTTCTACAGTCTTCGCGAATGGCCGTTTGCACTTTCGTCCGATACCCGGTTTTTCTATGAATCTTCCGCCCAGGCCGAGGTCCGCAGACAGTTGCGGGAAGGGATTTTTGCCCGTCAGGGACTGTTGACGCTGACTGGACCAGCCGGAAGTGGAAAAACTTTTTTGCTCCAGGTCCTGCGCGAAGAACTCAAATCACAAATCCTGTTTGGTCATATTCCGGATCCTCGTTCAATCGGCTCCAATCTGCTTGAGTTTCTGGCCGATCAATTCGGATTGACACCTGACCCGGAAGCCCGCATTTCGCTCCCGACCCGATTTCATAGCCTGCTCCAGGAGCGCCATCATCAGGGACAGGTGACGACGCTGGTGGTTGATCGCGCTGACGAAATGGACCAATCCCTCCTCTCGTCGCTCTGCCTTCTGGCTCACCATGAAGAAAGTGGCGTTCGACTTTTGCAGATTGTGCTGAGTGGCCGATCTGATTTGGAACGCCGGCTGAAGCGACTCCCCGGATATTCACCTGCCGCCCATCGAGTCCGGGTTTCCCTTCCCTCCCTGACTGCCGACGAAGCAGCTCAGTTTATTCAAATCCGTCTCCGGAGGGCCGGCGCGAAACGCTCGCCATTTACCCCAGCCGCAATTCAAACCCTGTTTGCAATGAGTGACGGCAATCCAGGTAGTTTATGCCGACTCTGCGATGGTGCGTTACTGGCCGGCTATGAAGCCGGACTGACGGAAATATCGGATTTGGACATCAACCAGACGGCATTGGACTATGGTCTGGCGGAAGGTCCATTTGAACTGGAACGCAAACCCATCACCACACCCGCCACGGCTCCACCTCGACCAGTCACCCAACTGATTGAAAAACTGGCTGAACCACTGCCCACGGCTGACTCGGCCTCCTTAGAACCTCCGTCCACTTCGGCGCTTGAAAAACGAACCGCCGCACCACTCACTGACAATCGGTCCACGGCCACCGGATTGGAGCCTGTATCCGGGCAATCAACCCAGCTTGAGAAAATTTCAACCGCTTCGCTCGTGGTGACCGAGCGTCCAGCCGGTCGGGAAAGCCGCTGGATGGCGGCGCTCCTCCTGTTACTGGTAACGGTGACCTCCAGTGTGTATTTTCTGCGCCAGTATTTCAATGGACCGCCTGCTCCAACTTCACCAGCGGCACGGGCAACTTCGCTGTCAAATACCTTATTTCAGGGAAAACTCCATCCATCCCAGGAATGGAAAGCCGTGGCGCCCCAGGCCAGCGTGGTTCGCAATCTGTCGGTCAAAATTGGCGATCAGGTCAAAGTCGGACAGGTACTGTTGATCCTGGATGAAGCCGAAGCTCGCCGGACAGTCGAGCTGGCCCGAATTGAACGCGATCTGGCCCGCCAGGAACGAGACCAGCTTGCACTTGAAGTCAAAACCGGGCTGCCCAGCAAAACCGATGTGGCCACGGCGACTGGAGAAGTGGCCGTGGCCCAGCGCCGCGCCGAAAGCGTCCCGGTTCCGCAACGTCAGGATTCGGTCGAACGCGCCCGCATTGTCTTTGAACAGGCGCGGATTCGACTCCAACGCTATGAACGACTGTACCGCGAAGGGCTGGTTTCACGCGACAAATATGACGAATATGCGGCGGCTTACAGCCTGGCTGAAACTGATTTGCAGGCGGCTGAAGAAGCTGCCGCAGCTCAAAAACGACTGGTCTCAGCCCAGCAAAAACAGACGGATAAAACCTCGAAAGTCGCAGCCCAGGAAGATGCGGCTGATCAGCGTCGCCGTGTTGGCGCTCTCGAAACGGCAATTCAGCGTTTAGAACGAACCGAAGCTGAACTCAAACTGGCCGAGCAACGCCTGACGGATTGCACCGTCCGTGCCACGGCTGATGGCCACGTCATTGCCATTCCGGTGGGCATTGGGGATCAGGTGGCGAGTGGCAACACGCTCATGACCTTCGCCCGGCTTGACACCCTGGTGGTTCGGGTGCCAGTTGCCGCACCATTCATTGACGCCCTGCACGTTGGCGACCCGGCTCAGGTCATCCTGCCGACCCTTCCGCCAGAAACAGTTCCAGGAAAAGTGGTTACCCTCAACCCGGTCCCCGATCCGGATGGAACCCATCGGGTCGAAATCGAGATTGTGCGCCCGCAACAGGCGCTCCTGGTGGGTCAGCCAGCCGAAGTCCGGTTTTTGCAACCTTAG
- the pelF gene encoding GT4 family glycosyltransferase PelF, translating into MASNHSGMVHKVLLATEGTYPFHGGGVSTWCNVLLHRLEEFEYRVLSVIMHPYLPPRYEPPPNLKSIIKVPLWGTEDPAEQQFDRTFATILNRRRQTTEPTIRRHFLPIFEALLDDITGTATGAVTGKRFADMAAYFRRFDYFETFRSRVVWYSFQDFLRAWVSSATPPLPPPTVRDAAECLQLLTRLLLVLDVEVPRTSLTHSAAAAVCGLPCVVAKLQYGTPYLLTEHGVYLREQYLNVARTARSTIVKRFLLGFFGAVVRANYHYADVVSPVCQYNARWELAQGVTPDRLQVIYNGSNEARFCPLNLPRRARPTVTQVGLIFALKGTKDLIQAAAQVKETVPEVEFLLYGSASDPAYFAECQTLTTQLGLQQTITFAGLTSHPEQVFNQADVVTLSSISEGFPYTIVEAMLCGSAIVATNVGGVGEALADTGLLVPPRTPDQLAQSIVKLLTNPELRADLGQRARERALTHFTESQFATHYRDLYQQLIGR; encoded by the coding sequence GTGGCAAGCAATCACTCCGGCATGGTTCATAAAGTGCTTCTGGCGACTGAGGGCACCTATCCATTTCATGGTGGGGGCGTCAGTACCTGGTGCAATGTGTTGCTGCACCGGCTGGAAGAGTTTGAGTACAGGGTGCTGTCGGTGATTATGCACCCCTATCTGCCTCCCCGGTACGAGCCTCCACCCAATCTCAAAAGCATCATCAAAGTTCCACTCTGGGGAACGGAAGACCCGGCTGAGCAACAATTTGACCGCACGTTTGCCACCATCCTCAACCGGCGGCGACAAACAACGGAGCCGACGATCCGGCGTCATTTCCTGCCGATCTTCGAGGCATTGCTTGACGACATCACGGGCACTGCCACCGGCGCAGTCACTGGGAAACGGTTTGCTGACATGGCGGCCTACTTCCGCCGGTTTGATTACTTTGAAACCTTCCGTTCACGGGTCGTCTGGTACAGTTTTCAGGATTTTCTGCGGGCCTGGGTATCATCAGCCACGCCGCCCCTGCCTCCCCCAACCGTGAGAGATGCGGCGGAATGTCTTCAACTGCTGACCCGGTTGTTGCTGGTTCTGGACGTGGAAGTTCCGCGAACGTCACTGACCCATTCAGCCGCAGCGGCAGTTTGCGGCCTCCCCTGCGTGGTTGCCAAACTGCAATATGGCACACCATATCTACTCACTGAGCACGGGGTGTACCTGCGTGAACAATATCTCAATGTAGCCCGGACAGCCCGATCAACCATCGTCAAACGGTTTCTGCTTGGATTTTTTGGGGCGGTGGTGCGTGCCAACTATCATTATGCCGATGTGGTATCACCCGTGTGCCAGTACAATGCCCGCTGGGAACTCGCCCAGGGCGTCACACCTGACCGATTGCAGGTGATCTATAACGGTTCAAATGAAGCACGCTTTTGCCCGCTCAATCTTCCGCGTCGTGCCCGACCAACGGTGACCCAGGTGGGTTTGATTTTTGCTCTTAAAGGCACCAAAGATCTGATTCAGGCTGCGGCTCAGGTCAAGGAAACCGTTCCAGAAGTCGAGTTTTTATTGTACGGATCAGCCAGCGACCCAGCCTATTTTGCTGAATGCCAGACACTTACAACTCAACTTGGATTACAGCAAACCATAACCTTTGCCGGACTCACGTCGCATCCGGAACAGGTTTTCAACCAGGCGGATGTCGTGACGCTGAGCAGCATTTCCGAAGGATTCCCCTACACCATCGTTGAAGCCATGCTCTGTGGGAGTGCCATTGTGGCCACCAATGTCGGCGGCGTCGGTGAAGCGCTGGCCGACACCGGGCTCCTTGTGCCCCCCCGGACCCCTGACCAGTTGGCGCAGTCCATCGTGAAATTGCTGACCAACCCGGAATTGCGGGCAGACCTTGGCCAACGGGCACGTGAACGAGCCTTAACTCACTTTACTGAAAGCCAGTTTGCCACTCACTATCGAGACCTGTACCAGCAGTTGATTGGTAGGTAG